DNA sequence from the Thamnophis elegans isolate rThaEle1 chromosome 4, rThaEle1.pri, whole genome shotgun sequence genome:
CCCTGCTGTTCACCCAGGCCTTGGGCAAGTCCCTGTacaaatataagaaataaatgCATTTCAGGTTGGAGACTCATAGAAATGGAGTAGGTCAGTTCTACTCAATCTCGgccacttttaagatgtgtggacttcaactcccagaattccccagctagcaagagtggcccaggttgagaaacatttaAGACTTCCCATCTTTTGAATATCTATTGAGGAGGCCTGAAAGTTGGGAGCCCCCCAGAGTTTGGCATAAGATGGACAGTTATACAaatgttacaaataaataaaatgtatttgctttCTTTGTCAACCCTTTCATGTATCAGATCAATGCTTACACCATTCCTGGCCAAGATTCTCCGCCTGGTTTTGTGACTCAACGGAAAAGCATCGCATTTGTTTCCTTGCACACAATCCTGCTCCTCCTTTCACCCCCAGATCTTttcttagccccccccccccgccccgttcTTCATGagatttgcttatttatatctcAACCGCCCAGCTCCGTCTCTCCATCAATAAAGTTGCAGAATGGAAGATTCCTGCCctggcaggactagaagacctcggagGCCCCTTCTGCCACCCTTCAGAAGCAGTCGCGGGCGACCTTGCCACCGCGTGTCCCCTCCTCGCTCGCCTGCCTTTACGGTCCCCTCTGCCCCTCCTCTCAGGGCCtggcgggggaggaggaggaggagctcggATCGCATCGCACCCAAGTAGTCCGCTAGGCGCTCCGCGTTTCTTGCGAAGGCCCAGCCGGGCCAGAACCGCTCCAGACTCATCGGATTAACCGATGAGAGCTGCGCTCCAGCTGCTTCGTCCACCCGGCCGGGGCAGGGAGAGGGGCGGGAGGGGGTCCGGGGCGCTCCTTTCCGAACCGAGCGGCTCGCtcttgcgggggggagggggcgctGGACACGCGGGATCGGGCGCAAGGGCGGCGCTGGCCCTTTAAGCAATCTGCACAGTCATCGTCCGCACCGCCAGGATTGCCAAGTCACCGGGTTCAATTCAGTTCTCTCGGCCACGCCCCTCGGGGGCCCTGATTGGCCTGCGGCCGAGGACAGCTCCACTTCCGATTGGGTCCCGCACTTTGCAACAACTTCTCGGAATCTTGCCTACGTCACCGAAGTGGAATTCTTAAAGCTGCAGTGCGCGCGAAGGGGGGGCGGCGCGGGGGCGCCCCGGGGGCCTTTCCTGGCGCAGGAGTGGCGGCCTCCGGGGGGAGTGGTCGCGCCCCGCTTGGTTCTCTGGGCCGCGCCGCGCGTCCCGGGAGGCCACGGCTGCGCTCTGCGGGTCAGGAGGCCTCTGcgagggccggggggggggctctcGCCCCTTTAAGGCCCCCTCCCGAGTGGAAGAAAATGCCAACTCACAGTGGCGCTGGGCATGACGGGAGGGCGCAGGCGGAGGCGAAACTACATTTCCCGGCAGCCTCCTCCGCGCCGTgccagggaaaggaaagggctcCTTGCCGCGAGTCAGGCCGGCGGCTCTTGCCAAGCCCCCGCCCGGCGGCCGGCACGTCGATCAGCTCCGCCGCATTCGCGCATTGGCCGCTTTCGCCAGGGGGGCTGTGACGGAACCGCCTCCGCTTCTGCCCATTGGCCGATCCGCCCGCCAATCCGAGGGCGGAGCGGCCGGGCGGCGATTGGGCGGCGAGCGAGGCGGCCAGCTGATCAGAGGCAGCGGCAGCCGGTGAGCGAgcgtggcggcggcggcagggcagggcaggcggCGGGCCGAATGAGCGGTCGGCCGGCCGGAGTCTCCTCCGACGAAGGGCGGGGGACCGGGCGGCGGCACTCGGGGGCGACCCGGGGCCGGTTCTGGCCATCGAAGGGGTGGCGGCCGCAGTCGGGTCACCTTCCGCCTTCCCTGGTGGGCGACGCAGCGGAGCCTCTGCCCGACGGGGGCCCCGGGGAGGGCGGGGGCCCCGGGGAGGGCGGCGGCCGCGGGGCTCCCGCTGGCAGCGGGCGCGCGGGGGGAGATCGGCCGGGCCGCTGTCGGAGGGGAAGGAGCGCGCCGCTCGCCGCCCCGAAGAAACTTTCTGCCGCGCCCCGCCGGGCCAGAAACTGGGCAGCCGCCGTCGCGCGCCTCGGTGGCCGCGGCCGGGACGCCCCTGCTGCTGATTCATGCCTCGCAGCCGGCGgcgggcggggcggggcggggcggaGCGCCTGCCCGTCCTTGGGCCGAAGTTCAGCGGCGTCGGAGGGGCCGTCAGACGGCTGGAATGCGGAGCATCCGGAGCAGGCACGCGGGGAATGCGCGTCGGCCTTAGCCGTTCCACGCGGGCGGCGGGTCTTGCCGGGTGCCAGGCGGGTCCGGGGTTGCGGAGAAGCTCCGAGACGGGGCTGCGATGACTCAGGCGACGGGCGGCGTCTGGGGCGGAAGCGGCTCCGGTCTTTCTGCTGGGTGGGGGGCGAGTGCCGGGTCTTCCCTCCGCTCTAACGGcgcccctctctccccctccccagcctggCGCTCCGGCCCCTTTGGCTACCCGCAGCAGTTCTTCAGTGGCACGCTTTACGTCCCCTCCGGCAACTAAAGCTGCCAGTTGAAGAACTGTTGGCCGTAGCTGCACTCGGCCAGGGCCGGccgacggacggacggacggaccgACACAGCCCCGGCCGGCAGCTGCACCGGGTCCTTGACAGGTAAGGCAGCCTGCTAGTCCGTCCTTCTCCGGAGCCCCCGGGACGTCCAGGCCTCTCCTGCCGGGCCGAGAGGGGCCTCGTTGGACAGCTGCAAGTGGTGGAGTGCTGCTTTGCCCCGCCCAGTCGGTCCTTGGCCTGCTGCCTCAGCTGGTCCCGGCTGGGCTCTGTGGATGATATGGGGGGTGTCTGGCTGCTCCCCTGGCCAGAGGAGGTCCCAGTTCTCCTCCTTTGAGTCTCCATTGCTGGGCAGAGGCTTCCAGTCAACctgtttccccaccaccaccaccccgacacacacacacacacaccacacacacacagggagcaTGGGTGGTGGGACCCTCGGAGCCCTTTTGCCCCtcatggcagcagcagcagcagcagcacctggGGTGGTGGACTTGGCCAGGGGCTCCCTTGCAACCGCTGGGTGCCCTGGTGTTCAGCCCAGTTCCCAGGATGTGACAGGAAGAGGCAGGCGGGGCTGAGCGGAAAGGGGCGTGTGTGATCCTCTTTCCCCCTTGGCCCagcagtgggggggggtggggggcaggaccTAGGTGGAAGCCTGCCAGCTGAGTTGAGGAGACAGAAGCTGCCCTGGCCCAGCCCTCTGCCTTGTCCTGTCCCCAGAcaaccttttggggggggggggggacagtatAGGCTTCCCTGACATTCAGGAGTCGGTGCCCTCCAGGCGTGCGGATCGATGCCAGGACGGCCACTCCACCTGCTGGCTGAGCGTGGAACTGCTGGGCTGTGGAAGCTGGCGGTCCAAGGGAGAACCCCGAGAGGGCTGCGGTGGTTGGGGGGGATTCTGCTTCTGCCTTGGAACTGGGTGTGCTGCGTCCCTGCTTCCTTCGTTCTAAGCTAGGAAGGAACATTGCATGGGAGGGCAGGGACAGATTTCAtaaccttccctctcccccccccttttggggcTCTGTTGCTCTTGGTCCAGTTCGCCCTGCAGCGggattacacccccccccccaaggaccgCAGCTATAAATAACCGCGGGCCCCAGAAGTCAACTCTTCATTCctttcagtctcttctttaacAGAGAAAGGCCTTGTTCCAGCCGGAGGGAGTCGGAGGCGACCTTGAATGGGTCTGACCATCCCACCCGCCAGAGCAGATTTTCCCAGCcttgaagatgcatggacttcaacctggctggctgggggattctgggaattaaagtccacataaAGTTGCCAGGCCAGGAAGCCTTAGCGCCCCGAGGCTGGAGCAGAGCCAAAAGCCTCCTGGGGGTCGGTGGCCCCCTGCTCAAAAGTCTCAGAAGAAGGGGACCAAAGTCAGAGTTTTCTTGTTCTCGGTTTATTTCAGCTGGGTGAAAGGGGGCTTCTGCCTGTGACCCCCAAGCGGTGAGGCCGTCTATTGGGGCGGCTCTTCATTCAGCACCTCCTTCGCCTCCATCATGGACCTGCAAAGAGGCCACTTGGCTCAGGGGGGGCTCAGGACAAAGGACCAGGGGACTggcaattggggagggggggacttaCTCTGCCTCCTGCTTGGAGATGCGTTTCCCGGAGTACAGGGTCTCGGCCACCACGGCCACCAGGGGGTCAAAGTTCAGGCTGGCCACTGCAGTCACCCAGCCATCCCTGGGGGAGAAGAGTGGTCAGGGGGGGAGCCATCtccctggggagggggaggggtgcagagcaggggtgaaattcagcaggttctgacgggttctggagaagccatagtggaaattttgagtagttgggaggaccggcaaatgccacctctgtgcggagggaatggggattttgcagtgtccttcccctgccacgcccactggactgatagtaaaaaaaaattgaatttcaccgctGGTGCAGAGGGCCCCAAAAGCTGTGAGAGAGGCAAGGCAGttgcttcctccccaacctccccccgtGTTCCTGACTGCAAAGACTGGGTCACCGCTAAGCAGAGTTCCCCCTCTGCCCCCATTGGCATTTGGGTGGGGCACAACTATGGGGAACAGATGCTAATGGAGGTGAGGTCGCCATTATCGCAATAGGAAAGGAGGATTTCCCCAGCTCCCTCCTTGCGTAGAACCTGCTTGTCTTGCTCCTGAAAGCCAGGTAGGTGCTTTGCCTCTCCGGCTGCTCCTCACCTCAGGTAGAAAAGGAGGAACCTCTCCTGGCCCAGTTCGCCTTTCGGCACAGTCTCCGTGTAGCCCTTCCCGTAGCCTGAGAAAGAGCAGGGAGAGGTTCACTCCGGCCGAGCAGCCCTGGAAGCCTTCCCGGACCTCAGAGCTTCCACCTTGTACGCCTCGCTGCCCTACCCGGACggccccccctccaccccccagcCGTACCTGCGTAGCGGATGCTCTTCGACTGCAGCTTCGTCCAGAAGAAGGGCACCGTGTGGAGCGGCTTCTGCCTGCGCAACATGTTCAGGGCCGCCACATGTCCTGGGCAGGAAAGAGACAGGCCGTCTGCCCCCCTTGCCAGGCGAGGAAGCTGGCTGTCTCAAGggctctgggggctgggggggggcagggaccCAGTTGGGCCCACGCAAAAGGTCTGGAAATGGAGCACAGCCCTGGGCTTGCCCTGCGCCACACCTGGGGGAAACCAGCGGCTCCGAGGAGACCCAGCCCAGCCTTGCTCTGGGAACGCAGGGGCCAACAGGCTCCCCTGCACTTGAGCCAAGGTTGCCCACGAGAGGGTCGATGCAGGCCGAGTGCCCCATTCAGAGAACTCCCCTCCCAGGAGCTTCCTCCAGCCTGGGCCAGGATGTCCCGGGGACTTCTCCTGGGGCTGATTCAGGGCCCAGCTAGACCCGGCTTCTGCTCTGCCATCCTTGGGGTGGGACTGGCTACTGACAACTGTGCCCCCTCCTGGCCCATAGCCAAAGTGTAGCTCGAAAGAGGCGGGTACCGTGGGCTTGGGCGATCTGCCAGTGATAGATGGACGCAGACTTTCCACCAAACAGAGCCACGGGGAAGGAGGCCACGTCCCCAGCAGCAAAGACAGAGGGGACGCTGGTCTGCATGAACTGGAAGGGAGCAGAGAGACTGGTCAGTGAATGGAGGGGGGAGGCACTCCCTCAGGGTGACCCACCCCTGCTTACCAGGTCCACCAGGATGGCACCGCCACGGTCAAGGCGGATGGAGCTTCCCTGGACAAAACTGGAATTCGGAGTGACGCCTGTGGAGGGGAAGTGGAGCCTCCGGTCAGGCCAGTGCGGTCCCGTGTGAGGGCTGGCCCCACTCCCTCCAAGGACATGGGGACATCCTTGCTAATAAGGCAGCTGCAAGAAAAAGCCTGCCCCTCCAGATGTGGCCAGCTGCAGCCCTGGTGCCCCCAGCTGGTGGGCAGGAGCAGAGCCCTCTGTCCCTCAGCCTTTGCTGCTCCCCCTGGTGGGCAGAGGAGGAAATGCTGGCGCTGTTCCATCCTGATCACAGACCATTGGAAATAGGAAGCGGCTCCTTCTGCCTTAAAAAGTAGCAGAAGGCGGCCCTGCCCGTCTCCCCTCCTCTTTCAGTGTGAAAATGGTTCCAGAGCACCTCCAACTCACCGATGCCCACCACCACCAAGTCCGCAGGGAGAACTGAACCGTTGCTAAGGACAACCCTGGTGACCTggggaagaaaaggaggcagagatgcagcagcccctcccccccttttcaaAGTCCTGATCTGCCAGCTTCTGGGGCAGCAGGGGGTCCCAGACCTTCCCATCTTCTCCCTGCATCTGGGCCACATCTGTCTTCATGTGGAACCGAACTCCCTGGGCTTGGAGCatctggaagggagggagggaaaaagaggaaggaaggaaggattattcTCCTTGGATCAGTGCCCTCATCCAGTCACCTCCCCTCCAGGGCGGCTCCAGGAAGCAGCTCTAGTTCACAGGCCATGGGGGGCCTAGAAGGGGCTTTGCTGAGCCTCAGGAGTCCTTGAGCCAAGTGGGCACTTGTGCCcaccaaagaaagaaatgtttgcattGCTCAGGAACTTTCCCTGTGACGCACCGTCTTCCGGTGGCGGCTACAATAAAAGAAAGCTAGAGATGTTTTTCCACCCAGACACCCAGGAATTGCTGCTTGAACTTGGCTGCAAGGATCAGCCTATGTGGAGGTGCCCCTGGGCACCCCCCTCCTTGCTGTGGGATCGCTTGCCCCTCCCTACCTTCATGGCCACGGTGCCCACCTGACCCCCCAGGGTCAGCAGGTAGGGCAGCTCTTCTTTCTCCACCACGTGTAGCTGGGCTGCTTTGCCAACCAGGCTGGCTGCCACCTCCATCCctgtgagggggggggaaggccagGAGCTGAGAGGAGGCAGGCATGGAAAGTCGAAGCGGGAGGGGTGGGCAGCTCATAGCTGGGGGTGCAGATGAGCCCAGAGTCCCCATACCAATGAAAGAGGCTCCTACAATCACGACGGTCTTGCCAAGGGCCAAGGCCAGGATCCGGTCGGCATCTTCAGGGGTGAGGAGCGTGCGGACATTATCCAGGCTACAACCTGGGCACCGGAGCTTCCGAGGGCTGGGCAGAGGGGAGAGAAGCCCATCAGTCCCCGCCTGGTACCCACAGTGACACCTGGGCCGCCCCctctgctccccccctcccccgggggCCTCATTTACCTGCTGCCTGTGGCAATCAGCAGGCTGCTATACGCCTGGGATCTCCCATCCCGGAAGTGGGCCATCTTGCCTGCAGGATCCAGAGACACGACCTGCAGCCGTGTGGAAGTCAGGCCAGATGCAGAAGCCCAAgtgaaaccccctccccccatccaGGCTGACCCCAAGCCAGCAGCAGACTCGAAGGAGACCTTCCCGCGGTGGCTGCTGGCACAGGAGCCGTGAGGGGGGAGCCCAGCGGGCAGAGGTTGGTTTCCTTCCCAGTGCAGGAGTGACCCTTCCTCAATGGAGCCGTTTCCTCCTCTGAGCTTCGGGACATGGCAGCCCGAGCCGCCTGCTCACCGGATGGGGACGGGACAAAAAGCACCAAGGGGAGGTTGAATCGTGCCAAACCATCCCTACCCACCTCGCTCTGCTTCCGGACTTCAATGTCGTGGGCATCCAAGAAACTCTGGCTCCGGAGATACAGGCTGTCGGCTGGGGCCCCCGAGTACTAGGAGGCCGGAGGAGAAGCAAGGCTTAAGAGCTGGGGGGCCCTTTCAGCAATCGGGAGCATccaaggggaggggggataggaATCTGAGGCATCCCCCTTTTCCTCTCGTGAGGGGAGGTGTCCCACCTCTGGACCTCAATGTGCTTTCTTGGGCCAGCCCCCTTCCTCTCCCACGGCAGCTTCCAAAGGCTCATGCCTGACCACAAGAATGGGGGggtgaccccccctcctcctctgcacAGCAGCTGCTGCCCTCCCCCCTCTGCACACTACTCAACTCCTCCCCCCCCACGTGCCAAGGCAAGCCCCTCCCCAGCCCAAACCTGGGTCAACTTTGTCCTGTCGTAGGGAAGGTGATCTTCCCAGGTGGCCATGACGATCCTTCCGGTGAAACCCTCTTGCCGAAGCGTCTCCGCGCAGGTCAGGGCTGCCGGGCCtggcagggaggggagggagagatccgGTCCAGCTCTGCCCCGTCCCTGGACCAAAGCCTGGCTctgtccaccaccacca
Encoded proteins:
- the LOC116507540 gene encoding apoptosis-inducing factor 3-like → MREVEVAGYPVLLLREGPVIRALGGRCPHAGAALCKGYLAKGRLRCPWHGACFSTETGDIEEYPTLDCLPVFQVTVEEGQVHISARMKDLESSRRVKPMARECQMDPQTILLLGAGPAALTCAETLRQEGFTGRIVMATWEDHLPYDRTKLTQYSGAPADSLYLRSQSFLDAHDIEVRKQSEVVSLDPAGKMAHFRDGRSQAYSSLLIATGSSPRKLRCPGCSLDNVRTLLTPEDADRILALALGKTVVIVGASFIGMEVAASLVGKAAQLHVVEKEELPYLLTLGGQVGTVAMKMLQAQGVRFHMKTDVAQMQGEDGKVTRVVLSNGSVLPADLVVVGIGVTPNSSFVQGSSIRLDRGGAILVDLFMQTSVPSVFAAGDVASFPVALFGGKSASIYHWQIAQAHGHVAALNMLRRQKPLHTVPFFWTKLQSKSIRYAGYGKGYTETVPKGELGQERFLLFYLRDGWVTAVASLNFDPLVAVVAETLYSGKRISKQEAESMMEAKEVLNEEPPQ